GCCATATCCCACCAATATCCCCAACAGCTCAATGCACCACACCAATACCAGACACCTCCCAACCAATCATAACTCAAGTCAAAGATTCATGGCCTCACTTCAGTGCTGGAAGTTTCTCCACATCTCCCAGCATGCACAGattgccagctattcaaccatgacacagtggcacagtggttagcatggctgtctcacagcaccaggaacctggttcaattccagccttgggtcactgtgtggagtttgcacattctccctatgtctgtgtgggtttcctccggatgctctggtttcctcccactgtccaaagatgcatctcttaggtgaattggccatggcaaattgccccttagtgtccaaagatgtgcctccCATtcttagaaagcatcctttccggatgtatcacagcttggtatggctcctgctctgcccaagaccgcaagaaactacaaagggttgtgaacgtagcccagtccttcACGCAAACCTGCCTTTCATTCATTTAACTCCGTCTATACTTTGTGctgcatcggaaaagcagccaggataattaaggaccccacgcacctcggacatactctcgtccaccttcttccgtcgggaaaaagagacaaaagtttgagaacatgtaccaaccgactcaagaacagcttcttcccagttgcCATTGGACATTTGAATGGTCTTACCATAAATTAAGCTGATGTTTCTCTTCTGTAAAAGTAATATGTGAATgtatattctgcaccatctcctttccttctcccctatgtactctatgaacggtatgctttcccccctgtataacgtgcaagaaacaagactttccaGTGTATCCCAAcccatgtgacgataataaatcaaatcaaaccaatgctgccagacctgctgagtctttccagcactttctgttttatttcaggtttccagcatctgcggtgttTTGCTTTTCCTTTAGAAACCGCCCAATGGCTGCGTGATGCAGTGGGAGGTCACACTGACCTCAGGCAAAGATCGACTTGCTGGCCAGGAAAGCTCAGATTGCTGTGATTTATTAAGGACAATTCAGGAAGGATCTCACAAAAcctttggagagagagggagtggaaaggagatttaccaaaatGGAACCAGAGATGACATCTTTGTGAGGAGACTAGAGAAGCTCAACTTGTTGTCCTTAGTGTTGAGAAAGAGATGGAGacatttgatggaggtgttctgAATTATGAAGGGCTTAATGAGGAGAAACTGGAAAAAGAACTAGATGAGAGATGAGAGGCAGAGTTTTCCAGTCCCGCAACGGGAATCATAGGGGgcggacatggaccatgcacaggtccgttgacctcgggtgggattttctggtcttttcTGGTGAGTGTAGCCGGAAAATCCTACatgaggagtttttttttgtatATGGAACAGACCTGGaatgcaatttgatttgatttattgttgtctcagatagtgaaaagtattgtttcttgtgcgctgcacaggcaaagcataccattcataaagttttaaagtttatttattagtcacaagtaaggcttaatcccctagttgccacacaccggcgcctgttcgggtacactgagggagaatttaacacggccaatgtgtctaaccagcacgtcttttagactgtgggaggaaaccggagcccccggaggaaacccacgcagccacggggtgaatgtacaaactccacacagacagtgacccaagccaggaatcgaacccggttgcctggcactgtgaggtagcagtgctaaccactgtgccaccttgccgccccatagagtacatagagtacataggggagaaggaaaggagagggtgcagaatgtagtgtagctagggtgtggagaaagatcagcttaatataaggtaggtccattcaaaggtatgacagcagcagggaagaagctgttcttgagtcggctggtacgtgacctcagacttttgtatctttttcccgacaggagaaagtggaagagagaatgtccgggatgtgtgggggtccttaattatgctggctgctttgccgaggcagcgggaaatgtagacagagtcaatggatgggaggctggtttgcgtgatggactgggcttcattcacgaccctttgaggtttcttgcggtcttggtcggagcaggagccaaaccaagctgtgatacatctggacaggatgctttctatggtgcatctgtaaactttgTGGTGGAAATGCCCCAGTAGTTACTTTCAAAACGCAATTGGATATGTAACTAAAAAGAGAAGAAAATGAAAAGAGCGAGGCTGATTAGTTAACTATTTGAAAGAGCTGGgagaatgattctatgaaagaaagcTGGTCACTTACTCTGTTCCTTCGATTTTGATTTCCTTTTGTAACTTTGATAGATCGCTACGAGGACAAATGCTTCCAAGAGTTGAAAGACTAAGTAAATCAATGGAAACAGGTAAAAAGCAGCAATCTCTTCTTGGCGGAAAACAACTTTGAGGATGGCAGTACACAGCTGAACATTCTGGCATCCGGTTTCCATAGAAACGGTCCGTTTGCACCTGTTAAAAGTGAGTAAACACGTTGAAAGAGACTTtctaagtttttaagttttaaatttatttattcattttcataagtaagcttacattaacactgcaatgaagttacactgaaaatcccctcaatcccctcacactgagggagatggggcagcatagtggttagcagtgctgcctcagggatccgggtttgattcccggcttgggtcattgtctgtgtggagtcgatacgttctccccgtgtctgcgtgggtttcctccgggggctccggtttcctcccaccgtccgaaagacgtgctggttagggtgcattggccgtgctaaattctccctcagtgtacccgaacaggcgccggcgtgtggcaactgggggattttcacagtaacttcattgcagtgttaatgtaagcctatttgtgacactaataaataaattttaatttagcatggccagagtTTGTCCTTCAGTAAACTATTGCAAGTGGATGGCCCATTGCACTGTCAGGGCGAGCGTTGAATTGATGTGAATTTATAGCAAATAAAATAACTGAGTATTCTTGGAGGTGCTACACCCTGTCtaccaatggggatgaagtagaaatggtcgagagcttcaagtttctaggtattcagatcaccaacaacctgtcctggtccctccacaccgatgctttagttaagaaagcccaccaacgcctctactttctcaggaggctaaggaaatttggcatgtccgctacgactctcaccaacttttacagatgcaccatagaaagcatcctttctggttgtatcacagcttggtatggctcctgctctgcccaagaccgcaaggaactacaaaaggtcgttaatgtagcccagtccatcacgcaaaccagcctcccatccattgactctgtctacacttcccgctgccttggaaatcagccagcataatcaaggaccccatgcagcccacggaaaagatacaaaagtctgaagacactcaagaacagcttcttatctgctgccatcagacttttgaatggatctaccatatttaagttggtctttctctacaccctagctatgactgtaacactatattctgcaccctctcctttccttctctatgaacggtatgctttgtctgtatagcgtgcaagtgacaatacttttcactgtatactaatacgtgtgacaataataaatcaaatcaaatcattattttTTAGCTCAGTTCCTTTTTTCACATATTTCTTCTGATTCTAACCCCTCTTTTAGGCTTCTCAAAGTTTCGCAGGGTGTTGATTTTGGTTTTGTGCACTATTGCGAAATGGTTGATGGCAAATTTACAGCCTGTTTTACATCTCTCTCAGTTTTAATATCCATCGAAGTCTAACACACCAGGATGAGCCTCAAATCTCATCAAATCTCTGTACAGTCATAGCCATCCCTTCCTTTTACTTGTACCCTGGTCCCCTTAAGATAAAGGCCACCATTGCTTTAGGTTCTTTGATTATTTTGTACTGACACATGagtcaggggcagcacggtggcacagtggttagcactgctgcctcacagcgccagggacccgggttcaattccggcctcaggtcactgtctgtgtggagtttgcatgttctccccgtgtctgtacggatttcctccgggtgctccggtttcctcccacagtccaaagatgtgcgggttaggtggattggccatgctaaattgaccctctgtatcgggggattagcagggtaaatatgtggggttacgggaatagggcctgggtgggattgtggtcggtgcagactcgatgggctgaatggcctccttctgcactgtaggagttttatgattctatgagtcatttgtgtacatggacacctgAATAAAGGGTCAAATGTGACATGGTGGTACCGCCACTGggttagcaatccagaggcccaggctaattctgttttattcattcacgggatgtcgCTGGCTtgtccagcatttactgcccatccctaaccttccatttcagagggcagttgagagtcaaccacattgctgtggctctggagttacatgtaggccagaccgggtaaggatggcagatttccttccccaaaggacattagtgaaccagatgggtttttccgacaatcgacaaacacggtcatcagtagacattcgaccaagggttcaaatccccccgatggcagctggtggaatttaaattgaattaagtaATTTTGAAAAATGGAGTGAAAACTGggcctcagtaatagtgaccgtgGAACTATCGTCGATCGTCATGACTTCTGTTTCCCTGAATTCCCTTTAGggatggaatctgctgtccttacctggcctggcctgcatatggctccagagccacagcaatgtggttcactataACTGCCCACAATCTGCAAGTAGGGAAACAGTGCTAGCAACATCTATATCCCACGTAAGAATACTCTCTTACATGGCACATAGACTCTCTTTACCCCTCCATACCTCCTTGTCCCTTGTCATTAAGGAAATATTCCCATTTGTCTTTCTTTGGATCCAaagtggatggcctcacactTGCTTACACTGGATAAGATCTCCTCCTGTTGAGTCTACTcaattcatagatcatagattatagaatcctacagtgcagaaggaggccattccatttggcccatcgaccacaatcccacccagcccctaaccccgtagtcccatgtatttacactagctagtccgccggcactaagtggcaatttagcgtggccaatccatctaacccgcacatcttcggactgtgggaagaaactggagcacccagaggaaacccagagaatgtgcaaactccatgcagacagtgacccaagccgggaatcgaacccgggtccctggcgctgtgaggcagcagtgctaaccactgtgccaccatgccacccctggttCATTCCACATGGTCTTGCCACCTGTCTTCATCTGTCAATGGAACGTTTCTTTATAACTTTCTGCTCCCATCTACTTAGTGCGTCTTCTAACATTGTGTCACATACAAATATGAATATACAATTCCCTATTCCTTCATCCAACACACTCcctcagtagttagcactgctgcctcacagcgtcagggacccaggttcaattccaacctcaggtgactgtgtggtgtttgcacgttctcctcgtgtctgtgtgggtttcctccgggtgctccactttcctcccatagtctaaaggtgtgcaggttaggtgcattggccgtgctaaattgaccctagtgtcaggggattagcagggtaaatgcatggggttacaggggtggggcctgggtgggattgttgtcggtgcaggctcgatgggctgaatagcctcctttctgcactgtagggattctatggtcgttTGACACAGATATAAATAGATGCGCTTTATTTTAGAGATAGTTTCAACTTTGAGTCAGGAATGTTCTCTATCATCCGACACTTGTAGTTCTTCCATGTTACTGACAGCCCCACTGGGCATGAAACATCTACGTACAGTTAGCTTCTATTTTACAACCAGGTATACAAACAGCCATTAAATAGAACAGAAGTTGAGTATTGCCGAAAAAAcacatgctgtcgaagcttttcatcttgtactcatcaggacagatcgcAAGTTTACCAACAGTAAAGGgaataacaatttatactgcatgagaagagagtgctgattggttggcaggcaGTTTCTGATTGGTAGAGATACTGTCATGAAGAATGCACAGGGAACAGCTAATTACCAATGCCATTAGAGACTATACCATTGGCATCCCTCTCAGTTATCCCCAATTCAAGCAGTTCACCATTGAAGTTCTCATTGACAGACTAATTTTGCGTAGACTctatcctcttgcaataaagattTGTAAGTACATGAAGATATCAGAATTtcattgttcaaattcaaaccagcaagattggctctgattggtcaaggcatggccatggggaatgaaccagggaatggctgtcctcTGAGTTCATTCTCCATGGTGATGCCTTGACCAGTCAGAGTCAAGCTTTCTGATTTGAATTTGAACAatggcttggcagttaactgttccctgctgATACGCCATAGCGATATCTCcagcaatcagagtccacttgccaactaatcagcgcTCTCTTCCCAGGCAGTGTAAGTTGTTGTCCCCTTCACTGTTGATAACCGTGTGGTCTGCCCTGAtgtgtgcaaaatgaaaagcttcgacagtatGTCTCTTGTTTCAACATTAACCAGATATTTGTTTCTTCTACATCTTAACCGGAAAGGTGTGGTCAATCCTCAAGCATGCATTTCCATTGCAATTGATGCCTAATTTAAATGCAAAataacgatggcacagtggttagcactgctgcctcacagcgccaaggacccgggttcaattccggccttgggtgtctgtccgtgtggagttggcacattctccccgtgtctgcgtgggtttcctctgggtgctcagttttcctcccacagtccgaaagatgtgcagattagatgggttggccatgctaaattgacccttagtgtcagggagactagctagggtaaatatatggggataggggctgggtgggattgttgtcagtgcaggctccatgggccgaatggcctccttctgcactgtatgattccgtgattctattctattctatgatctgttATCCCTGAGATAAAGAATCCAAAACAACTACTTAAAAATAAAGGAACTGCTTTTATTGTTAAGGAAAAAACTATTTGCATTGCAATTAATTACACACGTTACCTTTCTGGTAATCTGCATAGGCACGAGAGGGCATATCCGAGGATATATCCGATAGCGGGCATTAGTGCCGTGGTGACAAGCAGGCGAGAAGAGAAAAGCATCCAGATAGTCGTCCCAACTGACATTCCTGACAAGATGCCCattattaatgctgcaatgaggaGACTCAACATGCCCATCTGAAAGAGAAGTGTGTAAGGTTAGTAAAACAAAACTCTTCCAATGAAATGGTCTCTCAAAGGCTGTAACGCCAGCGGTGTGCCCCTCATTGCGGCAGTGTCTCAGCAGTCACCGCTGCCATTGCTGATTTTTCatcgattcatagaatcctacagtgcagaaggaggccatttggcccatcgagattgcaccaaccacaatcccacactggccctatccccacaacctcacgtatttaccctagctagtccccctgacactaatgggcaatttagcatggccaatccacctaacccgcacatctttggactgtgggaggaaaccggagcacccggagaaaacccacgcagacacggggagaatgtgcaaactccacacagacagtcacctaagccgggaatcgaacctgggtccctggcactgtgaggccgcagtgctaaccactgtgccaccatgctgccccactgtgccaccgtgtcgcccattttTGGACATGTTTTGGGGCAGTTGGCTGGAATGAAGTAATAGTGTGGAAATCACCCTGTTAGTGGATAAACCACAtcttcatagagtccctacagtgcagaaggaggccatttggcccatcgagcctgcaccggcaacaaccccaccctatcctcataaccccacatatttaccttgctcatctccctgacactaaggacaggcttttccagctgcgttcgccctgagactggaaattcccatccgaggttaacggacctttgcatggtccgctgaattttctgtcccgcccgctatgattcccgtagtGGGTGTGACGgaaaaattccagcctaagtcgtggccaatcaacccgcacatctttggtctgtggttggaaaccagagcatgcggaggaaacccacgctgacacggggagaatgtacaaactccacacagacagtgacccaaggccggaattgaacccgggtccctggcgctgtgaggcagcagtgctaaccactgtgccaccgtgccgcccctgtcctTTGCTATTTTAGCCCATTTATTTTAAGTGCCTCCATTAAAATACTAGACAGGATGATGGTACAAACATGGCAAGTACTTGTCTGTTAAACTTGATATCCagggttatttatttattagtgtctcaagtaggcttacattaacactgcaatgaagttattgtgaaaatcccctcgtcgccacactccggcacctgttcgggtacaccgagggggaatttagcacggccagtgcacctaaccagcacgcctttcggaccgtgggaggaaaccggagcacccggaggaaacccacgcagacacagggaaaacgtgcaaactctgcagagacagtcacccaagctgggattcaaatctgggtccctggcaccgtgaggcagcggtgctaaccactgtgccaccgtgccacccaaaacagTTGAGGCAGAAACAATGGCCACAgtcagaaagagttttaacaacaccaggttaaagtccaacaggtttatttggtagcaaacgccattagctttcagaacgctgccccttcgtcagatggagtggaaatgtgctctcaaacagggcacagagacacaaaaatcaagttacagaatactgattagaatgtgaatctctacagccagccagacctTAAAGATACACACAATGCATTGGGTTGGTGGATGAAGGAGAAGGCGTGGAATCGATGTTGTAACAAAGTACAATGAGACCAATTTGCCTGTATGGAAGGTAAACATTGACAGGGgttggttgggccgaatggccttttcctgcaaaGTGTGCACCTGAAGAAAAAGCCTCGAGGGCGGGCAGGCTGCTCGATGCCTTCCGCACCCCTTTGTAAAATTCCAGGCACATTGTAGGTGGGCGGGTAGGTGATGGGAAGACTAAGTTTTGGATTTTAGGCGCCCTTTCCCCTTCAAACCCACCAGCCGGTGAGTGCTAAATCCAGCCCAAAGCTAATTTCCCGAGGGAATAATCTTTGGTCCGAACTTTATTTCAGATTGGCAGCATCCACGGGACATTGCTCTCGTATGGGGGTTTCAAGCCATCCACTTGGGTATAACACTAGAAATCCCTTCCGATCTTCACTTCCTGTGAGGCTAATGACACGGGAATTGTTGGTTTCCATACTGGATCTGAAATGGCAAGTAGGCATTGAAATGCAAAGATGGAAATCTACCCCACGCagtaaaccagaagagaaaatgctggaaaatctcagcaggtctggcagcatctgtaaggagagaaaagagctgacgattCGAGGCCAGATGGTCCTTTGTCAAACTCTGGCAAAGCTTtgtgctttgacaaaaggtcatctggactcaaaatgtcagctcttttctctccttccagacctgctgagattttccagcattttctcttttggtttgagattccagcatccgcagtaattttatCCACACAGTAAACTCTTAGTTGATGAGAAAGGTGATCACCCCAGATGTGATAAACAtcctgggtggggttttccagctgtgctcaccccaagactggaaatttccgCCTGAGGTTAAACAGACCTGCCCCTCCcccgtctgctacgattcccatggcgggtgggacgggaaaattccaccctctgattCAAAGATGTCATTGGCGTGAGGATTCACTTCATTTTTGATAGACAATAAACGGAAAAGATATGCATTAATGCGCTTAGCGTTAGTATCTTACTTTGGTTATGATCTTTGAGTACTTTGGGTACTTTTTATTGAGGAAGATGCCAATACCACAAGGAATGAGGGTTAAGAATAGGCTTATGGAAATCTCTTTGTATGGGACTTTACTTGCCAGCGATAGGCCCTTGAAATAGAGATAGAGGAGAAGGGGCATCATGACAAATGCCAAGACTGTAGAGCACGCGGTCATCACAATACTGTAAGGAGAATAAGGGAGACAACGTTAGATAAAGCTTTAGCAACAATCAGGCAAACACAATTTAGTTGCCACTTCTAAAATACAATGTTACTGACTCTTAACAATGCTGCGAAATATTTATCTCTTTACTGATAGTGTGATCTGTGCAGAGGGACTATTGCCCGTGGCACCTGCCCGATGGAATAGGGGAAAACATGCAGTTGACATTAACCTGGAATGTTTAGCCCCCAACCCGTGCTTGCTCTGTTCTGCCACCACTTCAACCAGGCCCAGTCTTTgagtggttgggtgggggggcactagCCTGCCTCAGCTGCAGTTGCTGGGGCAGTTTTACgggcttgagaggtggcagttcatCAGTTATTCTCCTGTTTTCTgaacatgtggcacagtggtgagcactgctgcctcacagcgccagggacccgggttcgatgcctgCTTCGggtgacttgtctgtgtggagtttgcatcctttttccgtgtctgcgtgggtttcctccgggtgctccggtttcctcccacactccaaagatgtgcgggttaggttgatttgccatgctaaattgccccttagtgtcagggggactagcaggagttTAACATACAGACACTTCACTTTACCCTCACATGCCCATCGATGTTACCAGCCTCACACCCACCTCTCACTGACTCCACTTATCTCTAGCTACTCAGCACTGGTGGGCACAATGCCAGACCACAGTGCAGCAACAGTCACTGCCTCTCTCCAGCAGGATATGGTGGCACACGAGGACGCAGATCAGGGCCCATGGAAAGCAAGGATGTCTACATGCCCCGGGTCCTCCAGAGGGCAGAGATTCTCAGTATTATGTGCCTGGTTGCTATGGGGTCCATGTTATTCAACATCACCAAGACTATTGAGCGTGATGGTATGTTCTTGCCTCTCAGTTTTTAGCTCTTCCTGCCCTTTGGCCTGATGAACaagctactggaatgctgttcagataaattCAATATCCATTAATTAACAACAAAATACaataatagaattcagtcactctcaaaaaaaaaacaaccaggttttgtggctttcagaaacttttggagttcctctgttgatgcctctgtctgtaagttctttctgatttggtaccttttgCGAGTTAGATGGTgcgttctcttaagagatatctgaagtggcagagttgagagctgctctctctcccttgaGGCTTGAGTGGTGGCAGTTTGCAAGCTACAGATGTtgttgttgcgaagttgagttggtgaaggtggaatttgatgttggtaatgatgtaaaaaattgtaaaaatgccaGAGTGAAAAAAACATCGCGAGGTCCCTTTAAATGCTGGTGTTTTGTTTCAATGCTTGgagatttaaaatgcaaagtacacagTTCaagcttcgggaaaaagatacaaaagtctgaggccacttaccaattgactcaagagcaacgtcttccctgctgctgtcagacttttgaatggacctaccttgcattaagttgatctttctctacaccctgggtatgactgtaacactacattctgcactctctcgtttccttctctatgaacggtatgctttgtctgtatagcgagcaagaaacaatgcttttcaccgtatgttaatacatgtgacaataataaatcaaatcaaaatcaaaatgtctcctcagaattttgtatcttttttcccgacgggagaaggtggaagagagaatgtccggggtgcgtggggtccttaattatgccggctgctttgccaaggcagcggggagtgtagacagagtcaatggatgggaggctggtttgcgtgatggattgggctacattcacgaccttttgtagtttcttgcttgaaaccattgttgattgtcagaaaaatcccatctggttcactaatgtcctttcgggaaggaaatctgccacccttacccggtctggcccacatgtgactccagaaccacagcaatgtggttgactctcaactgccctcgggcaactagcgatgagcaataaatgctggcccagccagcgacgcccatgtcccacgaataaaaaaaacattattgcacaatacatttagaaatacattcaaaaattgCTGGTTATTTTTTAATGAAGGCAGCATCCTGTAAAGTTTAATCTGGTCTTCCAGTGAAAGGGCAAATAGCAGATGGGCAGACTATTTTACACAGCACCCAATTCTCTTTTTCAAATATTCAGCATTTTTACTGAAGACcagttataagtttatttattagtgggtggcacggtggcactgtggttagcactgctgcctcacagcacgagggaccctgcagagatgtcttggagctgagatgactgaccctccacaaccacaaccaccttcctatgtaccaggtatgactccaaccagcagggaatttaacactgcaatgaagtcactgagaaaaccccctagtcgccacgctccgccggctgttcaggtacactgaggaagaatttagcatggccaatacaagtAACCagcactttcggactgt
This Mustelus asterias chromosome 18, sMusAst1.hap1.1, whole genome shotgun sequence DNA region includes the following protein-coding sequences:
- the slc10a1 gene encoding hepatic sodium/bile acid cotransporter, translating into MNVTAKDYLVDNVWNVLLNSTPASNLSVGWKEQPSGTLIDRAISAMSVIVLFITMISLGCTMELPMIRLHILKPKGVLIAVVSQYGIMPFTAFSLAKMFSLSAMESLSVLVCGCCPGGVLSNIFALALNGDMNLSIVMTACSTVLAFVMMPLLLYLYFKGLSLASKVPYKEISISLFLTLIPCGIGIFLNKKYPKYSKIITKMGMLSLLIAALIMGILSGMSVGTTIWMLFSSRLLVTTALMPAIGYILGYALSCLCRLPERCKRTVSMETGCQNVQLCTAILKVVFRQEEIAAFYLFPLIYLVFQLLEAFVLVAIYQSYKRKSKSKEQSAKMIYVPEENMNAQLPLPELAKPCDPAVTFKNSKMESSK